In Metopolophium dirhodum isolate CAU chromosome 9, ASM1992520v1, whole genome shotgun sequence, the genomic window taattttcaaatatattattttatttgaacagacattttttatagtttgttctgttttattttttaattttaataaacaaaaatgtttgatttggtTCTCTCCAATGCTATCATTAACTAtaacaatcatattttttatgccTGAGAGCTGTGGTGGATGAGAACAATTAGAAATTTGATAGACACGTTGATTTGTATTAGTTTCAGAAAATATAGATGATTAACATCACGttcttactaaatttctttttataattgtgtatctttattttttagaacaaatgcataatgcaatatttttgagtatacattattatggcATTTTTGCAGCATAATTAACTTTTAAGAGCATTAGagttttttagagcatattttacTCTTATTAATAACTAACCTGTCATAACAATCACCACGAGTGCcaataggtacatcaaaatcAACTAGGTGGTATGCATCATAAGGCTGTGTTTGACGTAAATCCCATTTGATACCTGAACCACGTAGCATAACTCCACtaagaaaaataacatttttttaacttcattaTAGTTGTAATTACTCAGCATGAAACTAACCTAAAACCTAAATTTAGAGCGTCTTCAGCACTCACAACACCTATATCACGTGTCCTAGCAATCCAAATTCCATTATTAGTAAGCATATCTTCAGTTTCATCAATACGTTCCCCAAACTTAGACGAAAACTGATAGATATCATCCATCAATCCAAGTGGTATatcctaaataaattaattttgatgtaaatataatatattcaatgttattaatgaattataatgtttacataCCTGAGACACGCCTCCAGGACGTATGTAGGCAGCATGCATCCTAGCTCCAGATACTCTTTCATAGAATTCCATCATTTTTTCTCGTTCTTCAAATAACCAAAAGAATGGTGTCATAGCACCAATATCTAAGGCATGTGTGCCAATAGCCATAATATGATTTAACAAACGAGTAATTTCCGCAAACAATGCTTAAAAACACAAACgtaagtattaaaaacaattcaagcagtttttatacacattatacagtAAAACTCTTTATAATGGTTCTACTATAAGACTGAAATCTTCATATAATAGCTAAGTGAGTATAACCTATATCCCGTATATTTAAGTCTCCATATAACAGAAACTtctttataacaaaaaaatctgcTGGGAATTAATCATTACGTTATAAGAAGGTTACTGTAAGTGATTTATATTCTTACTTCTGATATACTTTGCCCTCAATGGTATATCAATGTTCAACAATTTTTCCACGGCCAATGAGTAACACTGTTCATTACACATCATAGATACATAATCAAGACGATCGAAATATGGCAATGCTTGAGTATATGTCttgtattcaattaatttttctgtaCCACGATGTAAAAGTCCAATATGAGGATCAGCCCGTATAAcgacctacaatataataaacatacaatgaaattatgatttatttgttattaacaaGTTTTACCTCTCCGGCCAGTTCCAGTACTAATCTAAGTACGCCATGGGCAGCTGGATGCTGTGGTCCAAAATTGATGGTCATGTTTTTCACTTCTCGTTCAATAGGCTGAGGATTAGAATTCCATGCTTCCACCTTCCAATCACCAGCTTCTTCAGGCACAAACATTACAGGTCGCTCGAATTGTTTCATCTCTTCGACACCCGGATACCATTTTGATGCACTCCTAACATGtctgcaaataataattaatagttgcGAGTATTatgcaatacaaataatttaatattgatctAATATTTACTTACTGATAGATTCGGTCATTTGCAGCCAAATACTTCGTTAGATAGCCCAAGTTATTTCTTTTTACTAAATTCAAAACGGAAGCCATTTTTAATGTGAAAACTACTATGACACAATAAGACCGAAATGGGAAACTTTGGAGAAAAGATCCCTAAACTAGACCCTATCTCTATCGAATTTTTTTAGTGAgcgatttaattttatcatactcTATCACTTATTTCTGTAGGTCTTCCATGGAAGAATAAACTATATTACCaggtttttcaaaatatttgataatatgtattatgagcCGGATTGATAATAGCTATTTATCCACAAGCGCGATTGCACTAATGCACTCAttgcagtaaaataaaatattaaagtttccGAATCagattatttaatatcttatattttctaACTTTAATTTGTCTAGTGTCAGTTTTTATATTTCTCTATTAGTTTTCACGATGCTTAGTAATTTGTCATTACCCAATCTCATTTCTACAGTAGGGACAATATTAcgtaagtaattaaaattaaaaattaactaaaggCTGAGgttaacttattaaaaacatgtgtgtttaaattatttatttagttcgtAACAGTGTTAGACATGCTTCCAAAAAATCTGGTACAAGTACTGCCAATGTCGGTGGCCGAGTTCGTCCTAAACATAGAGGTATCAGATACAACGATGGCCGTGAAGTTCAGGCTGGCACCATGTTAGTGTTGCAGAGGGACCTGAGATTTCATCCAGGTCTTCATGTAAGTTGCTACTagcttttaatttttgaaatgttgatttaataattgtttgtacaGGTTGGTTTTGGGCGCAACGGCACATTGTTTGCTTTGGAACAGGGTAAAGTGGTTGTTTCATGCGAAAAGATGGATCCAAATTGGAATCACACTTGGGTTCAAAGATTTTATGGCAACCGCAAAGggcaaacaatttacaaaaaattctTTAATATCATACCAAAGCCACAACACAATCGATTTAAACTTGTTGAATCTATTTAGGGTGTTGTTAAAATTAAGGTTTCAGCCTATGAAATCTATTACTGTTTTTTGTAgagattttttaattgtatttatatgaaataaacatattatatagtaatttaatatttatttacttattttaatttcaatttagtaatacatttaaataaatttgatcaattgtcatatttttcagattaaaacaaaaatattatagtttcataggtatttgatattacatataagttataactgaatACTATTACCCTAAactttttcattgaaattgttaaaattttgtTGGGCAGTTATTAAGTTATACCTTATACCCTCAACTAATTTTATGGGAACATCACTAGATATAAGGaagcatattaaaatataatgtgtaagtCTAAATGTGTCTaagataagtattttaagtgtAAAGTGGGTGCTCTCGTTAAAATTCAGAACTTTATGGATTGAAAAGTTTAGATTATATGAAGGTATGTTGGATTCCTTAATGGTACCTTAAATTTGTATGCTGTATTACTGTAAGCACAAATTGACATTAATAAAGATGTGTACAGGATTAGCTACCTATCTATTGGATTAATAAACTGGTAGGTATTAAGCTTTGAATTttctaaacaattaaataatgtggtattttttgatttaaagatGCTATAAATGTTGACACCACGATAACTTGTCGTTCAAGTTCAACCAACAAGTCAAAAAAACTACTTAAATACAAGGTTAAAAACATCGCTGATAGTTGCTCATctttaaatacagaaatacggaaacaaaatataaataaaattaactgtacacCCGATGCTCTTTATATTGAAGctcaatttaatattacctattaccttACCAATAACAGTGGACACTGGGgcaaacataatatgatgtattagaCAAGAATTACTACCCAGTGACTATACAATCACGCCGAGTACACTCAAGCTATCAGGACCAGATAATAAACCAATATGCATGGCAGgtataaccaaaattaaaatcaaaatcaacaatAACTACTTCAATATATACGCTcactagtaaaaaataaaagcaGCCCAATCATACTTGAAAATGACTTCTTGATCAAAAATAATGCCCTGATCGATTTCAAAGACAATAACATTCTTCTTCTTCAGCTTCTACAGGCCGTTAAGGCCCATCACTGCTCCATACAGCTTCCTCCATTCCTCTCTAtcatttgataatttttctggGTTATCAACCCTAAGTATCccagtaacattattttaagtagtacctaatataaatatccaataaaaatcaacaatataaacgcgctaaatagtataaataataccaactatattatataattaaatagaattaaaagGTATCTTAGGTACCATATTTAATTTCCCAAATAACTTTGCTATAGCTCACTGTATATCTACAGatcttttttaacattaaaacatttaaaacattaaaaaaatattatataggtacatagaccTAAGGGCCCCATACATTGACTGTTGACAGTTGACTCAAGAGGCCAAGAATCCTAATTCCGGCACTTTGTGTCACCTAAAACTACTACAGCATAACCCACAAACAaatgcgaatcaggtaaggcatttaatatacaattttatattgattttggatatcacattataatatgtgtattttgcATACCACAGAATTGTTTTCCCATACACTTATACAGTGTTTTTATATAAACCCGCTttccaaatttttgttttatttctagTCATCAAGTTATAGGGCAACGGACGTCGACGACGAAGACGTGGCCAACGACAATATCCCGCCGTCGAACACCAACGTGATGTCGATGATGGAAACGGAAAAACTTGATGACTTGAATCTCAATTATTTCAGTTTCGCGGTAGAAAAAATCGAACTCAAAGCCGAGATCGAACCGACTATTGAGTCAAAGGTTGACAGCGACAAGGCTGCAGCTGCTGATACGGATTTTCCACAAGCTACCGAATCTACAATATTTGCTGGAACGTTATAATACTATCAATATTCCGAACCATTCAACATTTTGTATGGATCAGGTGCTAGGATAACCTTCATATGCTTCAAATGATATTGCACCGGAGATTAAAGCTTCCATCGGAATGCTAAATTTGTATTAGATAATTCTATAATTCGAACACAAACACAATTGTGAATTCATGTTTTTACCATCCTCCATTTGTAAAGACTTAAGATATTACACCAAAAACGCAGACCTGAGTTTAGATCCGTCGCACTCAGTCAGTAATAATGTCATGGATGTTTTGCGTTATCCCTTGCGATATGGTCGTATACCGGCGATATATCGGGTGGATCTTGAAATGTTTCTAGCATccgttttcttaaaatataaatttgattccGAATCTACACGTATCGGCTTGAGTCCAAAACTCTTGAAGGTAAGATCGCATTTAAATTCATAGAAGGCGAAATCGAAGCGTTAATCTTCGACTCTTGGATCCGGTCCACCATCGATCTTATAAATTACGACGAAAGTGTCTCGAATTAGAAAACGACAACTATCATGAGTTTTGCaccgttaatttttattattatcacatttttttgttatcgcGTTATTTAATCTTACACAACATCGACGTTTCCACCAGAATCTTGACGTCCACCTCGATCCAAGGGTTTCTGGATGAACAACGTTATCGTCCAAATCCCAAAATTTGTCAGCTATTGAAATTATCTATGTCAGATGATATGCAATCTATGATGGTTTTGTACTTTCGGGGATTGTACATTCGGGACAGTGATACATTTGAGGCCGAGTTCGAGATCACCGAGTTTGAACAGTCGTTGTACCAGTCACTGAATGAGTTAATCTGCGACAGAATGAACTTCGCGATGTCAACGGTTAATGATCGCAAAGGACATGGTGGTGAACATTCACCCGAACTCTTGCTTTACGCGCACATGTACGGCCTTACTAGGAGAGAAAGTGTATCAATGCAGTATGaacaactataatactatatatatttcttatgtaatattttgtgttatttaaatatatatttttaatttagatgcATTGAAATCAATTGTATTTTCGATCGCCATGACAAAGACTGCTACAACAAAATCTTCGCTGAATCGGACAACGTTGTCAAAAACAATTtatctcaaaaaaaataattttggacataatattttaaattatttcttatagtatctgcatttaaaataaaatactcatttttaaatttatataatattttctactttaaatttaatctagtaaaaaaattaaaaggtgTAAGTGGGTACCGTCTTCCTGCACAGTAGTTGTAGAATAAGTCATTGTAATGTATGTCTTATATTTGGATTCAATgaaaaatcattgcatacgaaataTGATTCAAAGTGGAGACGTTGTATCATCCTAGCATACTTGTGTGAATAacccaatttaataataataaaaatcgaaaatatctcatTGCTATAACtttctattaaaatgtttaatgttagttatgaaaagaaaaataatttttcgtatgcaataattattattacggttgtctttatatacatatatatatattttaacttaaaataacaattttagactTTAGTATAGTTATTTCGTTGCAATTCAGAACATATTACAGGcatattgtttacattttgcCTAGATATTATTATCCGGCTTGcatgattatgatttatgaattaaattttcacaatcATGTACCACAACATTATTTTCACTTTTCAGGGTACACTTTTGTTTGCAATACCTATTTTGTAATACATCGCCAACGAGTTGAACCAGTGGATTTGTTAACACTGAtccaatacaaaatgtataattatctaAAACTAATAATGGTTTTCCACGTTTACTTATAATGAAATCAACTATTCTGTTACGGTGTGTATTTTATAGTAGgttcataaatcaaaaatttagtttttattgacaaaattttaaatttaaacaataagaaatacactaaaatgttattttatgagtataatatgttactgtTAACAACGCTATTGGTTCAAACGTAGTAATACATTCAATAGTTATACTTTATCGAGAACAATTATTAGAAAGCGACTAGACTGTGTACTGTTATACAATAATGGTTGGTTTCGTACGTATCGTACAACTGTTGCAATATAACGAGTACAATAAGCAAGATTGGCAATATAAATTGATAGAGTTTGGGAAATAATCCCGATAATCagtgataaatttataattgggTGATTATACCTATACGTGAAACTGGCACTTCAAAGTTGGCACAATAATCTAAAGTCATTCCAATAAACTCTTCTCGGACTTGTTGGACgtttttggaatttgttggaAGCTACATTAAAAGTTATGCAATTTTTCAAAGTTAGTGGTGCCAACTACATGCCTAGCACTgcatatgcaaaaaaaactttaaaactctACCAACAATATTCATATAACATTGTTGGACATTGTAGTTTGTTGgaatgtatttcaaatattattcaatttcaaaGTTTGTAGTGCCAACTTCACAACCAGcactacaaattaaaataaaacgctGAAATCAGATCCAAAAATATACACGTATTTGAGACGTTGTTGGACTTTTGTTGGACAtcgactaaaaaaatattctaaatttataCAGTGTTAAGTAGTTAGTTTGGctcatataaaaatgatatttcaattaaaaaatgtatttcgttATATTGGGTTCTGGTGTCCAACAACATTAAAACAtggtcaattttaaaattattatacgaaatataattataaagtatttattttaacattttggtAGGTAACAATATTAGTTTGAGTGGCTCAAC contains:
- the LOC132951791 gene encoding NADH-ubiquinone oxidoreductase 49 kDa subunit; amino-acid sequence: MASVLNLVKRNNLGYLTKYLAANDRIYQHVRSASKWYPGVEEMKQFERPVMFVPEEAGDWKVEAWNSNPQPIEREVKNMTINFGPQHPAAHGVLRLVLELAGEVVIRADPHIGLLHRGTEKLIEYKTYTQALPYFDRLDYVSMMCNEQCYSLAVEKLLNIDIPLRAKYIRTLFAEITRLLNHIMAIGTHALDIGAMTPFFWLFEEREKMMEFYERVSGARMHAAYIRPGGVSQDIPLGLMDDIYQFSSKFGERIDETEDMLTNNGIWIARTRDIGVVSAEDALNLGFSGVMLRGSGIKWDLRQTQPYDAYHLVDFDVPIGTRGDCYDRYLCRVAEMRQSLRIIEQCLNQMPAGEIKTDDMKVSTPSRSEMKNSMEALIHHFKLFTQGYQVPPGATYTAIEAPKGEFGVYLVSDGTSKPYRCKIKAPGFAHLAALEKIGKKHFLADIVAIIGTLDVVFGEIDR
- the LOC132951792 gene encoding large ribosomal subunit protein bL27m, whose translation is MLSNLSLPNLISTVGTILLRNSVRHASKKSGTSTANVGGRVRPKHRGIRYNDGREVQAGTMLVLQRDLRFHPGLHVGFGRNGTLFALEQGKVVVSCEKMDPNWNHTWVQRFYGNRKGQTIYKKFFNIIPKPQHNRFKLVESI